The Tubulanus polymorphus chromosome 6, tnTubPoly1.2, whole genome shotgun sequence genome includes a region encoding these proteins:
- the LOC141906972 gene encoding ABC transporter G family member 20-like isoform X2, with product MMDAFGGMAIVANNLSKSYHSSQTKQIALDELNVNVPKGGVYGLLGPSGCGKTSFLRCVVGRLKADSGSLTVLGKIPGAINHGIPGPLVGYMPQELALYEKLSIEETLKYFGRLHGMSKTTMNQRIAFLICFLKLPEETRVIENLSGGQKRRVSFAIALLQEPPLVILDEPTVGVDPLLRQRIWDHLLEISQTSRTTIVITTHYIEEARQANKVGLMRNGRLLAESSPDELIRLYDMETLEDCFLYLCQYDQANNDIEDEEGLTVGKSKVDSVRRSEGTTEEQELLLTPATSTRFTQSVESIREKASKFCSPPKPRNILAIVIKSLIMLRRNIGFLLFQFLLPAFQILLFCLCIGGDPKDLPMAVVNNETAPAFGALYLGFIDDNVLSLHDFGNDHNAAYSSVQSGFSWGVIEIGKNFTQDLILRFGNQPIDNATISGGSIHLYLDMTNYLISTSIQQKTMEAFEEFARNVTLSLHMNPAIARLPIIIENPVYGDLHPKFTNFMAPGIILSITYFMATGLTALSFVLEKKEGLLDRSLVAAISAFEIMAAHIIAQTVVLVVQIAVLLIVTHLVFSVPIKGPIILEILMTLFSGLDGMALGLLISSISTNEVNAIQLSLGSLYPSLLISGIIWPIEAIPTWLRYISYGLPITFPAEAMRCILGRGWGLSYMHVWRGFLVAIGWGWGLMALSVLIIKLRII from the exons ATGATGGACGCGTTCGGTGGTATGGCAATCGTGGCTAACAATCTGAGTAAATCCTATCACAGTTCGCAAACGAAACAGATTGCTTTAGACGAGCTTAATGTAAATGTACCGAAAGGAGGAGT ATATGGTCTGTTGGGCCCGAGCGGTTGCGGAAAAACTTCATTCCTCAGATGTGTCGTAGGCAGGTTAAAGGCAGATTCGGGATCGTTGACGGTTTTGGGCAAAATCCCCGGCGCCATAAATCACGGTATTCCCGGTCCACTTGTCGGATATATGCCACAG GAATTGGCGCTATATGAGAAATTATCGATAGaagaaacattgaaatatttcgggaGACTTCACGGAATGTCCAAGACAACTATGAATCAACGTATCGCGTTCTTGATTTGTTTTCTAAAACTACCAGAGGAAACTAGAGTGATCGAAAACCTCag TGGTGGTCAGAAAAGACGGGTATCATTTGCTATTGCGTTACTACAAGAACCGCCGTTAGTAATACTGGATGAACCAACAGTCGGAGTTGACCCTCTTCTAAGACAAAG GATATGGGATCATTTATTAGAGATATCGCAGACGAGTCGCACGACTATAGTTATAACTACTCACTATATCGAGGAAGCCCGACAGGCGAATAAAGTCGGCTTGATGAGAAACGGTCGCCTATTGGCTGAATCATCACCCGATGAGCTGATTAGGCTTTACGATATGGAG actTTAGAAGACTGTTTCCTCTATTTGTGCCAATACGATCAAGCGAATAATGATATCGAAGATGAAGAAGGGTTGACAGTCGGTAAGAGCAAG GTTGATAGTGTTCGTAGAAGTGAAGGAACAACAGAAGAACAAGAACTTTTACTTACACCAGCAACATCTACTCGATTTACACAATCtg TAGAAAGTATCCGTGAAAAAGCATCGAAATTTTGTTCCCCGCCGAAACCGCGAAACATCCTGGCGATCGTGATAAAAAGCCTCATTATGCTTAGACGTAATATCGG ATTTCTATTGTTCCAGTTCTTGTTACCGGCATTCCAGATTTTACTATTTTGTCTGTGTATCGGAGGAGATCCTAAGGATTTACCAATGGCCGTCGTGAATAACGAAACAGCACCAGCATTCGGCGCATTATATTTAGGGTTTATTGATGACAATGTCTTATCGCTG CATGATTTTGGTAATGATCACAATGCGGCCTATTCTTCAGTACAATCAGGTTTCAGTTGGGGAGTGATTGAAATTGGTAAAAACTTCACACAAGATCTCATCCTCAG ATTTGGAAATCAACCGATAGACAATGCAACAATATCAGGAGGTTCAATTCACCTTTATTTAGACATGACAA ATTATCTTATTTCAACGTCGATTCAACAGAAAACGATGGAAGCGTTCGAAGAATTTGCCAGAAATGTAACGTTAAGTCTACACATGAATCCTGCTATAGCCAGACTTCCTATCATCATCGAAAACCCCGTTTACGGAGATCTACACCCTAAATTCACAAACTTCATGGCACCCGGAATTATTCTAAG CATCACATACTTCATGGCGACCGGTTTGACCGCTTTGTCGTTTGTGCTAGAGAAGAAAGAAGGTTTATTGGATCGAAGCCTAGTAGCAG CTATTAGCGCGTTTGAAATAATGGCGGCTCATATAATCGCTCAGACTGTAGTTTTAGTCGTGCAGATCGCAGTACTCCTTATAGTTACACATTTAGTGTTTTCG GTGCCAATTAAGGGTCCGATTATCTTAGAGATTCTAATGACGTTGTTTTCGGGACTTGATGGAATGGCATTAG GACTGCTGATATCTTCAATCAGCACAAATGAAGTAAATGCAATACAGCTTTCTTTGGGTTCGCTTTATCCGAGTCTTCTGATCAGCG GTATAATATGGCCGATAGAAGCAATACCGACATGGCTTAGATACATCAGTTATGGTCTACCAATTACATTCCCCGCTGAAGCTATGAGATGTATTCTCGGAAGAG GTTGGGGTCTATCGTATATGCATGTGTGGCGTGGATTCCTAGTAGCTATCGGTTGGGGCTGGGGTCTAATGGCTCTTTCCGTGCTCATCATCAAACTACGAATTATCTAA
- the LOC141907365 gene encoding BAG family molecular chaperone regulator 1-like isoform X1, which yields MATDGVHKLNLILMHGQQKHNIHLELPGDDEAGNAITVEHLAKEAERVTTVPIKSQRLIFKGKSLTAMDSRLSQLGLKDASKVMLIGKKANAEDDANIQKLKTIESDVSKNAKKLDDISYELVSAERGYVQDNLKKDVLTKLSKRLAAVIEQFMKFLEKVDGIQFSENNSSQGRRLRRDLVDRIQELLNRCDDLAHSLNEMLTPS from the exons ATGGCGACTGACGGTGTacacaaattgaatttaattcttATGCACg GTCAACAGAAACACAATATTCATCTGGAACTTCCCGGTGACGACGAAGCCGGTAATGCTATAACAGTGGAACATTTAGCGAAAGAAGCTGAAAGGGTAACGACTGTACCGATTAAATCACAACGACTCATCTTTAAAG GTAAATCACTAACAGCAATGGATAGTCGACTATCTCAATTAGGTTTGAAAGATGCTAGCAAAGTGATGCTTATCGGAAAAAAG GCAAATGCCGAAGACGAtgcaaatattcaaaaattgaaaacaataGAATCAGATGTTAGTAAAAATGCGAAAAAACTAGATGATATATCATATGAATTGGTTAGTGCGGAACGG GGTTACGTGCAAGATAATCTGAAAAAAGATGTTTTGACGAAACTGAGTAAAAGACTGGCGGCCGTCATAGAGCAATTCATGAAATTTCTAGAAAAAGTTGATGGTATACAATTTAGTGAAAACAATTCGTCTCAAGGAAGACGTCTTCGTAGAGATCTCGTCGATAGAATTCAG gaATTATTAAACCGTTGCGATGATTTGGCGCACTCGCTGAATGAGATGTTAACTCCATCCTGA
- the LOC141906972 gene encoding ABC transporter G family member 20-like isoform X1, producing the protein MMDAFGGMAIVANNLSKSYHSSQTKQIALDELNVNVPKGGVYGLLGPSGCGKTSFLRCVVGRLKADSGSLTVLGKIPGAINHGIPGPLVGYMPQELALYEKLSIEETLKYFGRLHGMSKTTMNQRIAFLICFLKLPEETRVIENLSGGQKRRVSFAIALLQEPPLVILDEPTVGVDPLLRQRIWDHLLEISQTSRTTIVITTHYIEEARQANKVGLMRNGRLLAESSPDELIRLYDMETLEDCFLYLCQYDQANNDIEDEEGLTVGKSKVDSVRRSEGTTEEQELLLTPATSTRFTQSVVESIREKASKFCSPPKPRNILAIVIKSLIMLRRNIGFLLFQFLLPAFQILLFCLCIGGDPKDLPMAVVNNETAPAFGALYLGFIDDNVLSLHDFGNDHNAAYSSVQSGFSWGVIEIGKNFTQDLILRFGNQPIDNATISGGSIHLYLDMTNYLISTSIQQKTMEAFEEFARNVTLSLHMNPAIARLPIIIENPVYGDLHPKFTNFMAPGIILSITYFMATGLTALSFVLEKKEGLLDRSLVAAISAFEIMAAHIIAQTVVLVVQIAVLLIVTHLVFSVPIKGPIILEILMTLFSGLDGMALGLLISSISTNEVNAIQLSLGSLYPSLLISGIIWPIEAIPTWLRYISYGLPITFPAEAMRCILGRGWGLSYMHVWRGFLVAIGWGWGLMALSVLIIKLRII; encoded by the exons ATGATGGACGCGTTCGGTGGTATGGCAATCGTGGCTAACAATCTGAGTAAATCCTATCACAGTTCGCAAACGAAACAGATTGCTTTAGACGAGCTTAATGTAAATGTACCGAAAGGAGGAGT ATATGGTCTGTTGGGCCCGAGCGGTTGCGGAAAAACTTCATTCCTCAGATGTGTCGTAGGCAGGTTAAAGGCAGATTCGGGATCGTTGACGGTTTTGGGCAAAATCCCCGGCGCCATAAATCACGGTATTCCCGGTCCACTTGTCGGATATATGCCACAG GAATTGGCGCTATATGAGAAATTATCGATAGaagaaacattgaaatatttcgggaGACTTCACGGAATGTCCAAGACAACTATGAATCAACGTATCGCGTTCTTGATTTGTTTTCTAAAACTACCAGAGGAAACTAGAGTGATCGAAAACCTCag TGGTGGTCAGAAAAGACGGGTATCATTTGCTATTGCGTTACTACAAGAACCGCCGTTAGTAATACTGGATGAACCAACAGTCGGAGTTGACCCTCTTCTAAGACAAAG GATATGGGATCATTTATTAGAGATATCGCAGACGAGTCGCACGACTATAGTTATAACTACTCACTATATCGAGGAAGCCCGACAGGCGAATAAAGTCGGCTTGATGAGAAACGGTCGCCTATTGGCTGAATCATCACCCGATGAGCTGATTAGGCTTTACGATATGGAG actTTAGAAGACTGTTTCCTCTATTTGTGCCAATACGATCAAGCGAATAATGATATCGAAGATGAAGAAGGGTTGACAGTCGGTAAGAGCAAG GTTGATAGTGTTCGTAGAAGTGAAGGAACAACAGAAGAACAAGAACTTTTACTTACACCAGCAACATCTACTCGATTTACACAATCtg taGTAGAAAGTATCCGTGAAAAAGCATCGAAATTTTGTTCCCCGCCGAAACCGCGAAACATCCTGGCGATCGTGATAAAAAGCCTCATTATGCTTAGACGTAATATCGG ATTTCTATTGTTCCAGTTCTTGTTACCGGCATTCCAGATTTTACTATTTTGTCTGTGTATCGGAGGAGATCCTAAGGATTTACCAATGGCCGTCGTGAATAACGAAACAGCACCAGCATTCGGCGCATTATATTTAGGGTTTATTGATGACAATGTCTTATCGCTG CATGATTTTGGTAATGATCACAATGCGGCCTATTCTTCAGTACAATCAGGTTTCAGTTGGGGAGTGATTGAAATTGGTAAAAACTTCACACAAGATCTCATCCTCAG ATTTGGAAATCAACCGATAGACAATGCAACAATATCAGGAGGTTCAATTCACCTTTATTTAGACATGACAA ATTATCTTATTTCAACGTCGATTCAACAGAAAACGATGGAAGCGTTCGAAGAATTTGCCAGAAATGTAACGTTAAGTCTACACATGAATCCTGCTATAGCCAGACTTCCTATCATCATCGAAAACCCCGTTTACGGAGATCTACACCCTAAATTCACAAACTTCATGGCACCCGGAATTATTCTAAG CATCACATACTTCATGGCGACCGGTTTGACCGCTTTGTCGTTTGTGCTAGAGAAGAAAGAAGGTTTATTGGATCGAAGCCTAGTAGCAG CTATTAGCGCGTTTGAAATAATGGCGGCTCATATAATCGCTCAGACTGTAGTTTTAGTCGTGCAGATCGCAGTACTCCTTATAGTTACACATTTAGTGTTTTCG GTGCCAATTAAGGGTCCGATTATCTTAGAGATTCTAATGACGTTGTTTTCGGGACTTGATGGAATGGCATTAG GACTGCTGATATCTTCAATCAGCACAAATGAAGTAAATGCAATACAGCTTTCTTTGGGTTCGCTTTATCCGAGTCTTCTGATCAGCG GTATAATATGGCCGATAGAAGCAATACCGACATGGCTTAGATACATCAGTTATGGTCTACCAATTACATTCCCCGCTGAAGCTATGAGATGTATTCTCGGAAGAG GTTGGGGTCTATCGTATATGCATGTGTGGCGTGGATTCCTAGTAGCTATCGGTTGGGGCTGGGGTCTAATGGCTCTTTCCGTGCTCATCATCAAACTACGAATTATCTAA
- the LOC141907365 gene encoding BAG family molecular chaperone regulator 1-like isoform X2 has protein sequence MATDGVHKLNLILMHGQQKHNIHLELPGDDEAGNAITVEHLAKEAERVTTVPIKSQRLIFKGKSLTAMDSRLSQLGLKDASKVMLIGKKANAEDDANIQKLKTIESDVSKNAKKLDDISYELVSAERGYVQDNLKKDVLTKLSKRLAAVIEQFMKFLEKVDGIQFSENNSSQGRRLRRDLVDRIQCR, from the exons ATGGCGACTGACGGTGTacacaaattgaatttaattcttATGCACg GTCAACAGAAACACAATATTCATCTGGAACTTCCCGGTGACGACGAAGCCGGTAATGCTATAACAGTGGAACATTTAGCGAAAGAAGCTGAAAGGGTAACGACTGTACCGATTAAATCACAACGACTCATCTTTAAAG GTAAATCACTAACAGCAATGGATAGTCGACTATCTCAATTAGGTTTGAAAGATGCTAGCAAAGTGATGCTTATCGGAAAAAAG GCAAATGCCGAAGACGAtgcaaatattcaaaaattgaaaacaataGAATCAGATGTTAGTAAAAATGCGAAAAAACTAGATGATATATCATATGAATTGGTTAGTGCGGAACGG GGTTACGTGCAAGATAATCTGAAAAAAGATGTTTTGACGAAACTGAGTAAAAGACTGGCGGCCGTCATAGAGCAATTCATGAAATTTCTAGAAAAAGTTGATGGTATACAATTTAGTGAAAACAATTCGTCTCAAGGAAGACGTCTTCGTAGAGATCTCGTCGATAGAATTCAG TGCCGCTAG
- the LOC141907699 gene encoding vitamin K epoxide reductase complex subunit 1-like yields MVVKVGELFMSNETDHMMLNCLGIFISVYSLYIELKAFKDKNYRAFCDFNEHMSCTRVLTSKYGQGFGVVEVLFGKESYLNVPNCCLGIVFYCLQLILGSIESEWAIYLLVITSIIACIGSVYLGTVLFVILKDFCLVCICTYILNGCLMYLNYQKYIAMDFIVSTPTQAPPPPVMNMHPEY; encoded by the exons ATGGTGGTAAAAGTCGGAGAACTTTTCATGTCTAATGAGACCGATCATATGATGCTGAATTGTCTGGGTATTTTCATATCCGTGTACTCCTTGTATATAGAACTTAAAGCGTTTAAAGACAAGAATTACAGAGCGTTTTGTGACTTCAATGAACACATGAGTTGTACCAGAGTATTGACATCAAA ATATGGACAAGGCTTCGGTGTTGTGGAAGTTCTGTTTGGAAAAGAAAGCTACCTCAACGTACCAAATTGCTGTCTAGGAATTGTCTTCTACTGCCTTCAATTAATCCTGG GTTCAATAGAAAGTGAATGGGCGATTTATCTGTTGGTTATAACATCGATAATAGCGTGTATCGGTTCGGTTTATTTGGGAACcgttttatttgttatattgaaagATTTCTGTCTCGTTTGTATTTGTACGTACATCTTAAACGGTTGCTTAATGTATCTTAACTACCAGAAATATATAGCTATGGATTTCATAGTATCGACACCGACTCAAGCCCCACCCCCACCGGTAATGAACATGCATCCTGAATACTAG